In Halorussus limi, a genomic segment contains:
- a CDS encoding aldo/keto reductase, with protein sequence MVEVSENQSDTFDIGGELTVHRLGYGAMRLTGEDIIGRPDDEDEAHDVLRRAVDMNVDFVDTADSYGPGVSERLVGEALDPDDAVVGTKAGLLRNRSGDWIPHGGPDYFRNQVLTSIDRLGVESIDLYQLHTPDVDCSFEDAVNAFAELKDDGLVDHVGLSNVSVEQLDEARDVVDVATVQNEYNVGNRDHEDVLEACEEAGIGFISYFPIGGGELDEKKSVLEDVAENHDATPRQVALAWLLQRSPVTIPIPGTSSVDHLEQNVAASAVELSDDEMNRLSE encoded by the coding sequence ATGGTCGAAGTCAGCGAGAACCAGAGCGACACGTTCGACATCGGCGGCGAACTGACGGTCCACCGCCTCGGGTACGGTGCGATGCGACTCACCGGCGAAGACATCATCGGTCGGCCGGACGACGAGGACGAGGCCCACGACGTCCTCCGGCGCGCGGTCGATATGAACGTCGACTTCGTGGACACCGCAGACTCCTACGGGCCGGGGGTCAGCGAGCGACTCGTCGGCGAGGCGCTCGACCCCGACGACGCCGTCGTCGGGACCAAGGCCGGACTGCTGCGCAACCGCTCGGGCGACTGGATTCCTCACGGCGGTCCCGACTACTTCCGGAACCAAGTCCTCACCAGCATCGACAGACTGGGCGTCGAGAGCATCGACCTCTATCAGTTGCACACCCCCGACGTGGACTGCTCGTTCGAGGACGCGGTGAACGCGTTCGCCGAGTTGAAGGACGACGGACTCGTGGACCACGTCGGCCTGAGCAACGTCTCGGTCGAGCAGTTGGACGAGGCCCGCGACGTGGTCGATGTCGCGACGGTCCAGAACGAGTACAACGTCGGCAACCGCGACCACGAGGACGTGCTGGAGGCCTGCGAGGAGGCCGGAATCGGCTTCATCTCGTACTTCCCCATCGGCGGCGGCGAGTTGGACGAAAAGAAGTCCGTGCTGGAGGACGTCGCGGAGAATCACGACGCGACCCCACGACAGGTGGCGCTGGCGTGGCTTCTCCAGCGCTCGCCCGTGACCATCCCGATTCCGGGCACTTCCAGCGTGGACCATCTGGAGCAGAACGTCGCGGCGAGCGCGGTCGAACTCTCGGACGACGAGATGAACCGGCTGAGTGAGTAA
- a CDS encoding metal-dependent hydrolase, translating into MMATTHALFGMALGAVALFVAPEYAAVAIAAGGVGGLFPDLDLAGDHRKDLHFPVYYSFAAAPALALAVLAPSATTVAAGVFLASAALHAAGDALGGGLELRPWEATSEEAVYDHFHGRWVAPRRWIRYDGAPEDLLAAAAFALPGVLYAEPLQRVVLLLLGVSMVYALVRKRLVDLGELLADRLPTGLAAYVPID; encoded by the coding sequence ATGATGGCGACCACGCACGCCCTGTTCGGGATGGCGCTCGGAGCGGTCGCGCTGTTCGTCGCGCCCGAGTACGCCGCGGTCGCAATCGCGGCGGGCGGGGTCGGCGGCCTGTTCCCCGACCTCGACCTCGCGGGTGACCACCGCAAGGACCTCCACTTCCCGGTGTACTACTCGTTCGCGGCGGCTCCGGCGCTCGCGCTGGCGGTTCTCGCACCCTCCGCAACCACCGTCGCGGCGGGGGTCTTCCTCGCGTCCGCGGCGCTCCACGCCGCCGGGGACGCCCTCGGCGGGGGACTCGAACTCCGGCCGTGGGAGGCGACCTCCGAGGAAGCCGTCTACGACCACTTCCACGGCCGGTGGGTCGCGCCCCGGCGCTGGATTCGCTACGACGGCGCGCCCGAGGACCTGCTGGCGGCGGCCGCCTTCGCGCTTCCGGGCGTGCTGTACGCCGAACCGCTCCAGCGGGTCGTTCTGTTGCTTCTGGGCGTCTCGATGGTCTACGCTCTCGTCCGGAAGCGCCTCGTGGACCTCGGCGAACTCCTCGCCGACCGACTCCCGACCGGACTCGCCGCGTACGTGCCAATCGACTGA
- a CDS encoding 50S ribosomal protein L16, protein MSDKPASMYREISKPPYTRREYITGIPGSKIAQHQMGDLEADQDDYPIQISLVTEEECQIRHGALEASRLSANRHLLKELGEGNYKMMLRKFPHHVIRENKQATGAGADRVSDGMRQAFGKVVGTAARIPRNDRIFTAWCEPEQAPVVKDALRRAYNKISPPCRVKVEKGEKLLVA, encoded by the coding sequence ATGTCGGACAAACCCGCCTCGATGTACCGGGAGATCAGCAAGCCGCCGTACACCCGACGCGAGTACATCACCGGCATCCCCGGTTCGAAGATTGCACAGCACCAGATGGGCGACCTCGAAGCCGACCAGGACGACTATCCCATCCAGATCAGCCTCGTCACCGAGGAGGAGTGCCAGATTCGCCACGGCGCGCTCGAAGCGTCGCGCCTGTCGGCCAATCGCCACCTCCTGAAGGAACTCGGCGAGGGCAACTACAAGATGATGCTCCGCAAGTTCCCCCACCACGTCATCCGGGAGAACAAGCAGGCGACCGGCGCGGGTGCGGACCGCGTCTCCGACGGGATGCGACAGGCCTTCGGGAAGGTCGTCGGGACCGCCGCCCGAATCCCACGCAACGACCGCATCTTCACCGCGTGGTGCGAACCCGAGCAGGCGCCCGTCGTGAAGGACGCGCTCCGCCGCGCCTACAACAAGATTTCGCCGCCGTGCCGCGTCAAGGTCGAGAAGGGCGAGAAGCTTCTCGTCGCGTAA
- a CDS encoding VOC family protein gives MELREVAIFTDDVRTTAKFYERVVGEPVVAEESMALFDVEGVDVLVHETYEPAAGDLPCEDHYTFAVGDVDDAFARLSQQDLSVYREPADYDWGRSAYFRDDDGRLVEITSE, from the coding sequence ATGGAACTACGCGAGGTCGCCATCTTCACCGACGACGTGCGGACGACGGCGAAGTTTTACGAACGCGTCGTCGGCGAACCGGTGGTCGCCGAGGAGTCGATGGCGCTGTTCGACGTGGAGGGCGTCGACGTCCTCGTCCACGAGACGTACGAACCGGCGGCGGGCGACCTCCCGTGCGAGGACCACTACACGTTCGCCGTCGGAGACGTAGACGATGCGTTCGCCCGCCTCTCCCAGCAGGACCTCAGCGTCTACCGCGAACCGGCCGACTACGACTGGGGCCGGTCGGCGTACTTCAGAGACGACGACGGGCGACTCGTGGAAATCACCTCGGAGTAG
- a CDS encoding ATP-grasp domain-containing protein, whose translation MLDLAVAYREETFERMRDPLAERDVAVHHVPSDGRTIPLADPPWSRDEFDAGFVYPSRAMEGGVVDALLDVPWVNDREAVLTSRNKAGVVAELEQAGVPVPETVLVSNPADESALLSAFERFDPPVVVKPNSTTRGVGVAKVGDADSYLGVTDYLDLVHDYRATGDKSFLVQEYVPGATDYRAMVVDGECVGGVERQIPDDADADRWKHNVHRGAVATGVDLPADLRDLAERTADALGIDFLGVDLLVTDERAVVNETNARPTIDAETKYDAGFYDRLADLIRRTAENGTD comes from the coding sequence ATGCTGGACCTCGCGGTCGCTTACCGAGAGGAGACGTTCGAGCGCATGCGCGACCCGCTGGCCGAGCGCGACGTCGCGGTTCACCACGTCCCGAGCGACGGCCGGACCATCCCGCTGGCCGACCCGCCGTGGAGTCGCGACGAGTTCGACGCGGGGTTCGTCTACCCCTCGCGGGCGATGGAGGGCGGCGTCGTGGACGCCTTGCTCGACGTACCGTGGGTCAACGACCGCGAGGCCGTCCTCACCTCGCGGAACAAGGCGGGCGTCGTCGCGGAACTGGAGCAGGCCGGCGTCCCGGTGCCGGAGACCGTCCTCGTCTCGAACCCCGCCGACGAGTCGGCGCTCCTCTCAGCCTTCGAGCGGTTCGACCCGCCGGTGGTCGTCAAGCCCAACTCCACGACCCGCGGGGTCGGCGTGGCGAAGGTCGGCGACGCCGACTCGTATCTCGGCGTCACCGACTACCTCGACTTGGTCCACGACTACCGCGCGACGGGCGACAAGTCGTTCCTCGTCCAAGAGTACGTCCCCGGCGCGACCGACTACCGCGCGATGGTCGTGGACGGCGAGTGCGTCGGTGGCGTCGAGCGACAGATTCCGGACGACGCCGACGCCGACCGCTGGAAGCACAACGTCCACCGCGGCGCGGTGGCGACCGGCGTGGACCTCCCTGCAGACCTCCGGGACCTCGCCGAGCGGACGGCCGACGCGCTCGGTATCGACTTCCTCGGCGTGGACCTCCTCGTGACCGACGAGCGCGCGGTGGTCAACGAGACCAACGCCCGGCCGACCATCGACGCCGAGACGAAGTACGACGCCGGGTTCTACGACCGACTCGCCGACCTGATTCGGCGGACGGCCGAGAACGGCACCGACTGA